The following coding sequences are from one Nicotiana tabacum cultivar K326 chromosome 1, ASM71507v2, whole genome shotgun sequence window:
- the LOC142164752 gene encoding uncharacterized protein LOC142164752, whose product MSEVMPFEPITGVLEHQQEKFKAANTKIADSESNDDSDEEIPYDIDPEIEIVSQNVEQKTPSVTSDEIQTNSYGNEKQAFAGVVNKLVEKQLKRKGKELSVDDDFVDDSPKVPSVKKPKNGPYFAQQNVDYGVLRFHSLCDPSIPSQIQALLSPNALRVFKKTCFGYLLGLPTICMQNQSLHLLMKYELTKSTDSYFSVLFKGEKLNFSLREFGLITGLNCVNKFSDYGYTSTYVSPLMNTYFPNKERVEKWHLKNVVTNKAWANDVDAVKLCILYILEFFVCPSDKDHVTFIDKFMFFLIKSGNFESYPWGIKSFKQVIKSVRHRLNPHVHSYLIRGCSLALQVWLYECCSSVSTELATRCSESIPRILRWSATKGQIWLTAIEEKMIKPEWLKFTNMIESGEELGVLNLPDKIQYEDEHGAQPSHVPTAASPSFEPKYTDCQEDIESVSSKLRKLEKGIVQVDGKLDAFRKAVFEELSSLREFVDQSLKSVMNVINKRFDLDESKFAGSSTKNNYQHQGENNQQFQFNVGDQLHGSTNNTATISPEHFQPHVDLYPDFQEAAEAYKAAEVSAEHLQGNIEEEPVIDEVAEAQQADLHLSTEGEVPQSPIHGVTVTEVVPEGIDKKVVPEVVPEGIDNKGLTLDDFELPENLSQLVMYGEPIPDKSTPVHPGRTRRKYYFSEKDNQIKPWLDFGCEKIDKKDWFYALAHPGQVINNTHIDVIMYYLRKRGKYGPNNNTRFTTTDCLFKTKIERIYDKFMSSPPEQRYSVVKAENDVGEYILGYRILANVAWDLVDYVLIPVNLVENFHWLLLVFDIKDRQLYVYNSMVRANRHKTVETLVDKFSIIIPLYLSCTGFYGKLKTLTSRPQRHTSRNQLRTLSTYNGCDCGVFVAAFAEYVSLGDLAIPKEDLSDIDQHHRRYGALMWDYATKKQEDGSISESEVTGRLARRKGAPAKNERTRVQRKKK is encoded by the exons ATGTCGGAGGTCATGCCGTTTGAACCAATAACTGGAGTTCTAGAGCATCAGCAAGAGAAATTCAAAG CTGCTAATACAAAGATTGCGGATTCTGAGTCAAATGATGATAGTGACGAAGAAATTCCTTATGATATTGATCCAGAGATAGAAATAGTCTCACAAAATGTTGAACAGAAAACTCCTTCAGTCACTTCAGATGAAATACAA ACAAATTCGTACGGAAATGAGAAGCAAGCATTTGCTGGTGTAGTTAATAAACTAGTCGAGAAACAACTTAAACGCAAGGGGAAAGAGTTGAGTGTAGATGACGATTTTGTAGATGATTCCCCCAAAGTTCCATCTGTGAAAAAACCCAAG AATGGCCCTTACTTTGCACAACAAAATGTTGATTATGGTGTGCTTAGATTCCACAGTTTGTGTGATCCTAGCATACCTAGCCAGATACAAGCTTTACTCTCTCCGAATGCTTTAAGGGTTTTCAAAAAAActtgttttggttacttattaggTCTCCCCACAATCTGTATGCAAAACCAATCACTTCATCTTCTGATGAAGTATGAATTGACAAAGTCTACTGACTCATATTTTTCAGTACTATTTAAGGgtgaaaaattaaatttttccttGAGAGAATTTGGGTTGATAACTGGTCTTAATTGTGTGAATAAGTTTTCAGACTATGGTTACACTTCCACCTATGTTAGCCCTTTAATGAATACATATTTTCCGAACAAAGAAAGGGTTGAGaaatggcatttgaaaaatgtagTGACTAATAAAGCATGGGCAAACGATGTGGATGCGGTGAAGTTGTGCATTctttatatattggaattttttGTTTGTCCTTCTGATAAAGACCATGTGACTTTCATAGACAAGTTTATGTTCTTTCTAATAAAGTCTGGTAATTTTGAGTCATACCCATGGGGTATCAAATCCTTCAAGCAGGTTATTAAATCTGTCCGACATCGTCTTAATCCCCATGTACATTCTTATCTGATACGGGGATGCTCATTAGCCTTGCAAGTGTGGCTATATGAGTGTTGCTCGTCCGTCAGCACCGAGCTTGCTACGAGATGTTCTGAATCTATACCTCGCATTTTAAGATGGTCAGCTACAAAGGGGCAGATTTGGTTAACTGCAATTGAAGAGAAGATGATCAAGCCTGAGTGGCTCAAG TTCACAAACATGATTGAATCTGGAGAAGAGCTTGGAGTGCTTAATCTGCCAGACAAGATTCAATATGAAGATGAACATGGTGCTCAACCATCACATGTTCCAACTGCTGCTTCTCCATCATTTGAACCCAAATATACAGATTGTCAAGAGGACATTGAATCTGTCAGTAGCAAGCTCAGGAAGTTGGAAAAGGGGATTGTGCAG gTTGATGGAAAGTTAGATGCTTTTAGGAAGGCTGTTTTTGAGGAACTCTCAAGCCTTCGAGAGTTCGTAGATCAATCTTTGAAGAGTGTTATGAATGTGATAAACAAGAGGTTTGATTTGGACGAGTCAAAG TTTGCTGGTAGttcaacaaaaaataattatCAACATCAAGGAGAGAACAACCAGCAATTCCAGTTCAATGTTGGTGATCAACTGCATGGAAGCACAAACAATACAG CTACAATTTCTCCAGAACATTTTCAACCACATGTTGACTTATATCCTGACTTCCAAGAAGCAGCTGAGGCATATAAAGCAG CTGAAGTTTCAGCAGAACATCTACAAGGAAATATTGAGGAAGAACCAGTAATTGATGAAGTAGCTGAGGCACAACAAGCAG ATCTACACTTATCTACAGAAGGTGAAGTTCCACAGTCGCCAATTCACGGTGTGACTGTGACTGAAGTTGTTCCTGAAGGCATTGATAAAAAAgttgttcctgaagttgttcctgaaGGCATTGACAACAAAGGTTTGACATTGGATGACTTTGAGCTGCCAGAAAACTTATCACAGTTGGTCATGTATGGCGAGCCCATACCAGACAAATCAACCCCTGTTCATCCCGGTAGAACCAG GAGGAAATATTACTTTTCCGAGAAGGATAACCAAATCAAGCCTTGGTTGGATTTTGGTTGTGAAAAGATTGATAAGAAGGACTGGTTTTATGCCCTTGCTCACCCCGGACAAGTCATCAATAACACA cacattgatgttattatgtattATCTGCGAAAAAGAGGCAAATATGGCCCCAACAATAATACTAGGTTCACAACCACCGATTGCTTGTTCAAGACAAAGATTGAAAGAATCTATGACAAGTTCATGAGTTCTCCACCGGAACAAAGGTATTCGGTTGTTAAAGCCGAGAATGATGTTGGAGAATATATTCTTGGGTACAGAATTCTTGCTAATGTTGCTTGGGATCTTGTTGACTATGTGCTCATACCTGTGAACCTTGTAGAGAACTTCCATTGGTTGTTGCTAGTTTTTGACATAAAGGACAGACAACTTTATGTTTATAATTCCATGGTGAGAGCAAACCGTCATAAAACAGTTGAGACATTGGTTGACAAGTTTTCAATCATTATCCCTCTGTATTTGTCATGCACTGGTTTCTATGGTAAACTAAAGACATTGACTTCAAGACCACAAAGGCATACATCGAGAAACCAGTTACGGACCCTCTCGACATACAATGGATG cgattgtggtgtatttgtGGCTGCATTTGCGGAGTATGTTAGCCTTGGAGATTTGGCAATCCCAAAGGAAGATCTTTCTGATATTGACCAACACCATAGACGCTATGGAGCTCTAATGTGGGACTATGCAACAAAGAAGCAAGAAGATGGGTCAATCAGTGAGAGTGAGGTTACTGGCAGGCTAGCAAGGAGGAAGGGTGCTCCGGCAAAAAACGAGAGGACTAGAGTGCAACGAAAGAAGAAATAG
- the LOC142164749 gene encoding uncharacterized protein LOC142164749 encodes MSKIPIMLKSNGNWDNYGRFKDFEVDVIVVDDNASYGILSSTIAEQLSIDTSDKIIEIKYIVNENCPPMEIRNDMGVRVYMETKKENKNLGSYPLCISVRDFNMELAINNESTSAGSSGSLNLLEFPSSPAREEYQSEIITESTQTYIEEGQVYQDKQTVAAAMKNYSVMHKFQFRVKRSSHRSYWLICVAESCKWHFKATSINDSAMFKIRSFSRQHTCCLMDETFIQRKRTAAVLGSMVVPKYCDPKTVYTPKDIQTDMLSEHGLNLSYMQAWRAKEKALQFLRGNPCDSYNKLPKYFYILEKIYPCSVVKLKKAADDCFLYAFVALCTSINGWQHCRPVVVVDGTFLKSAYRGIMLTASTMDAAGTILPLAYAVVDSENDASWKWFFEQFKEAYGEKPSMCVVSDRHESILKATSVVYPGMAHYSCMWHIWTNIRSKFKKGHLQLHELYFATARSYTLDEFNERMLKIEEVDLRVKSYLYDIGYHRWSRVHATVNRTFTMTSNIAESLNVVTKDARELPIFDIFEYMRTLLERWTKEKLSKAKGTFTYLGHKYNKELEDNSTLSQKLRVRASTDHIHTVLDGVKRYIVCLENKKCSCGQFQLDELLCAHALAALRHRNETYENYCSSYYTRKSLLLTYEMPVNPLPDEGKWDVPQYILDEVVKLPAGDKRQPGRPHKERYKTFDEIKSKKYKVSCGNCGGEEHNKRTCKNAPKKK; translated from the exons ATGTCAAAAATCCCAATAATGCTGAAATCGAATGGTAATTGGGATAACTATGGCAGATTTAAAGATTTTGAAGTTGATGTCATTGTGGTAGATGATAATGCAAGCTACGGAATTCTCAGTTCTACAATTGCAGAACAATTATCGATTGATACATCGgataaaattatagaaatcaaatacattgtgaACGAGAATTGTCCTCCAATGGAGATTAGGAATGATATGGGGGTTCGTGTGTACATGGAAACCAAAAAGGAGAATAAAAACTTAGGTTCGTATCCTTTATGTATAAGCGTAAgagatttcaatatggaattggCAATCAACAATGAAAGCACCAGTGCAG GTTCGTCTGGATCCCTAAACTTACTTGAATTTCCATCCTCACCAGCTAGAGAGGAAtatcaaagtgaaataataactgaaTCTACGCAAACATATATTGAAGAAGGACAAGTTTATCAGGACAAACAAACAGTAGCTGCTGCAATGAAGAATTATTCAGTGATGCACAAGTTCCAGTTCAGAGTAAAAAGATCTAGTCATAGAAG CTACTGGCTTATATGTGTTGCTGAAAGCTGTAAATGGCATTTCAAGGCAACGTCAATTAATGATTCGGCAATGTTCAAGATAAGAAGTTTCAGCCGACAACACACATGCTGCCTAATGGACGAAACATTCATACAGCGCAAACGTACTGCAGCAGTACTTGGTAGCATGGTCGTTCCAAAGTATTGTGATCCTAAGACTGTTTACACACCAAAGGACATACAAACTGACATGTTATCCGAACATGGACTGAACCTAAGCTACATGCAAGcatggagagcaaaggaaaaagCTTTACAGTTTTTGAGAGGGAATCCGTGTGACTCCTACAACaaattacccaaatatttttatattcttgagaAGATTTATCCTTGTTCTGTTGTTAAATTGAAGAAGGCAGCAGATGATTGCTTCTTATACGCATTTGTTGCTCTTTGTACATCAATAAATGGTTGGCAACATTGTAGGCCGGTAGTAGTGGTTGATGGGACATTCTTAAAGTCAGCCTACAGGGGGATTATGCTGACAGCAAGCACCATGGATGCAGCAG GTACTATTTTGCCCTTGGCATATGCTGTGGTTGATTCTGAAAACGACGCGTCTTGGAAAtggttctttgagcaattcaaggaGGCATATGGTGAAAAACCTTCAATGTGTGTTGTTTCAGATAGGCATGAGAGTATACTGAAGGCAACATCAGTTGTCTATCCGGGCATGGCACACTACTCTTGCATGTGGCATATATGGACAAATATAAGGTCAAAATTCAAGAAGGGACATCTACAATTACATGAATTGTACTTTGCTACAGCACGGTCATACACTctggatgaatttaatgaaaggatgTTGAAGATTGAAGAGGTAGACCTGCGTGTAAAGTCTTACCTATATGATATTGGCTATCATAGATGGTCAAGAGTACATGCAACGGTGAATAGAACTTTTACTATGACGTCAAACATTGCCGAGTCGTTGAATGTTGTAACAAAAGATGCAAGAGAGCTGCCaatatttgatatatttgagtatATGAGGACTCTTCTTGAACGTTGGACAAAAGAAAAGTTATCGAAGGCAAAGGGTACTTTCACATACCTTGGTCACAAATACAACAAAGAATTGGAAGACAACAGTACATTATCTCAGAAACTAAGG gtgagggcttcaacaGATCATATACATACTGTGTTAGATGGTGTGAAGCGGTACATTGTGTGTCTAGAAAACAAAAAATGTAGCTGTGGACAATTCCAACTTGATGAACTTCTATGTGCGCATGCTTTGGCAGCATTAAGGCATAGGAATGAAACATACGAAAACTATTGCTCTTCGTATTACACAAGAAAGAGCCTTCTGCTTACCTATGAAATGCCAGTAAATCCTCTTCCTGATGAAGGCAAATGGGATGTGCCACAATATATTTTGGATGAGGTAGTAAAGCTACCGGCGGGAGATAAAAGGCAGCCAGGGAGACCTCACAAGGAAAGATATAAAACATTTGATGAAATAAAGTCAAAGAAATACAAGGTGTCATGTGGCAATTGTGGAGGTGAAGAGCATAACAAAAGAACTTGCAAGAATGCGCCGAAAAAGAAATGA